A region of Thermoanaerobaculia bacterium DNA encodes the following proteins:
- a CDS encoding peptidylprolyl isomerase, producing MDPAHTQATLVTDFGDITIRFFADKAPHHVQNFIELAQKHVYDGVLFHRVIPGFMIQTGDPLTKSPKTPRELMGTGAYAAPKGTTEGFVFNTIRVSEPGGGQKTETIRNVKAEFNDVSHKRGIVSMARASDPNSASSQFFIVVKDSTFLDHQYTAFGEVTSGMDVADKIAAAPRDSRDNPSSPIHIKRVVLSPIPAS from the coding sequence ATGGACCCCGCGCACACCCAGGCGACGCTCGTCACGGATTTCGGCGACATCACGATCCGGTTCTTCGCCGACAAGGCGCCGCACCACGTGCAGAATTTCATCGAGCTCGCCCAGAAGCACGTCTACGACGGCGTGCTGTTCCACCGCGTGATCCCCGGCTTCATGATCCAGACCGGCGATCCGCTCACGAAGAGCCCGAAAACGCCCCGCGAGCTGATGGGGACGGGGGCGTACGCCGCCCCGAAGGGGACCACGGAGGGATTCGTCTTCAACACGATCCGCGTGTCGGAGCCCGGCGGCGGCCAGAAGACGGAGACGATCCGAAACGTCAAGGCGGAGTTCAACGACGTGTCGCACAAGCGGGGGATCGTCTCGATGGCGCGCGCGAGCGACCCGAATTCGGCGTCCTCCCAGTTCTTCATCGTCGTGAAGGATTCGACCTTCCTGGACCACCAGTACACCGCATTCGGCGAGGTGACCTCGGGAATGGACGTCGCCGACAAGATCGCCGCGGCCCCGAGGGACAGCCGGGACAACCCGAGCTCCCCGATCCACATCAAGCGGGTCGTCCTCTCCCCGATTCCCGCTTCCTGA
- a CDS encoding phosphotransferase, giving the protein MESIEARVRRLCSEAGLSFSGLSPLAGDVGQRRYFRGRAGSGTVIAALYPEGQEEAGRRWARVRDALSPSVRVPMLLAAEPGGALHLIEDLGDRPLSSVWSDSPGRRGERHARAAAVAAAIAAVPDPGANPPFSADFFFTEMEKSRESFFTSFAREPLAAGERSVHDEFARALASEIAGHPRTFVHRDFHLDNLLEVGGGIGVIDFQDARPGPDSYDLASLTGERAALVSPDPAAAAAAVEAFASAARPREGFEGRLRRVALQRGWKAAGTFAKVCSEGRGGVYGRFLAPQIAAVLRNLGKTGVEAEFAAILARRSAKLFRQEESPC; this is encoded by the coding sequence GTGGAAAGCATCGAGGCCCGCGTCCGCCGGCTCTGCTCGGAAGCGGGCCTTTCCTTTTCCGGACTCTCTCCGCTCGCGGGCGACGTCGGGCAGCGCCGTTATTTCCGGGGGCGCGCCGGCTCCGGAACCGTGATCGCCGCCCTCTACCCCGAAGGACAGGAGGAGGCGGGCCGGCGCTGGGCCCGCGTCCGCGATGCTCTCTCCCCGAGCGTGCGGGTGCCGATGCTTCTCGCGGCCGAGCCCGGGGGCGCCCTTCACCTCATCGAGGACCTGGGGGACCGGCCGCTCTCCTCGGTGTGGAGCGACTCTCCGGGCCGAAGAGGCGAACGCCATGCCCGCGCCGCCGCGGTGGCGGCCGCGATCGCGGCGGTGCCCGACCCCGGAGCCAACCCTCCGTTCAGCGCCGATTTCTTCTTCACGGAGATGGAGAAGTCCCGCGAATCGTTCTTCACGAGCTTCGCGCGGGAGCCGCTCGCGGCGGGCGAGAGGTCGGTTCACGACGAATTCGCGCGCGCTCTCGCCTCCGAGATCGCCGGCCACCCCAGGACGTTCGTTCATCGCGACTTCCACCTCGACAATCTGCTCGAGGTCGGCGGCGGGATCGGGGTGATCGACTTTCAGGATGCCCGGCCGGGCCCCGACTCCTACGATCTCGCCTCGTTGACCGGCGAACGGGCGGCGCTCGTCTCCCCCGACCCGGCGGCGGCGGCGGCGGCGGTCGAAGCCTTCGCGTCCGCCGCCCGTCCCCGGGAGGGGTTCGAGGGGCGGCTGCGGCGCGTCGCTCTCCAGCGGGGATGGAAAGCCGCGGGAACGTTCGCGAAAGTCTGCTCCGAGGGGCGCGGGGGCGTCTACGGACGATTCCTCGCGCCGCAGATCGCGGCCGTGCTCCGGAACCTCGGCAAAACCGGGGTCGAGGCGGAGTTCGCCGCGATTCTGGCCCGCCGCTCTGCTAAGCTCTTCCGCCAGGAGGAATCTCCATGCTAG
- the thiO gene encoding glycine oxidase ThiO — MNTPDVLVCGAGIIGCAVARELAARGASVTVVERGEPAEEASGAAAGMLTAQAYAEPGDPLAELGRRSAELYPALVDELASESGFDPHYSRCGSVRIAAGPEDAAAMEKTAALQEKAGWTLERVEAKRLAELSGGAIAPSVREGLAFPEEAVVDPRELVRGLRVCAERRGARFLTNTPVTGLRIESGACTGVRTPRETIGAASVVDATGSWAGLDGAAGFAVPVVPARGQIAEIDAGSARPPCVLHRDHFYLAPREHGRLLAGATLEFVGFDRSVTVSGIAGLLRRAAEVAPALAAARFVGAWAGFRPAAPDGLPIMGPTPLPGYFLAAAHFRNGILLAPISARLVAEAVLGTGSRGALAPFALARFLRQEGQDFERISALQRETRLGKIAKR; from the coding sequence GTGAACACCCCCGACGTTCTGGTCTGCGGCGCCGGCATCATCGGCTGCGCGGTCGCCCGGGAGCTCGCCGCCCGCGGCGCGTCGGTCACGGTGGTCGAGCGCGGAGAGCCGGCAGAGGAGGCGTCGGGCGCCGCCGCGGGGATGCTGACCGCGCAGGCCTATGCCGAGCCGGGCGATCCGCTCGCGGAGCTCGGCCGGCGGAGCGCCGAGCTCTATCCGGCTCTGGTGGACGAGCTCGCGTCCGAGTCGGGGTTCGACCCGCATTATTCGCGCTGCGGCTCGGTCCGGATCGCCGCCGGGCCGGAGGACGCCGCCGCGATGGAGAAGACCGCGGCGCTCCAGGAGAAGGCCGGATGGACGCTGGAGCGCGTCGAGGCGAAGCGCCTCGCCGAGCTTTCCGGAGGCGCGATCGCTCCTTCCGTGCGGGAAGGGCTCGCATTCCCCGAGGAAGCGGTCGTGGACCCGCGCGAGCTGGTGCGTGGCCTGCGGGTCTGCGCGGAGCGCCGCGGGGCCCGTTTCCTCACGAACACGCCGGTCACGGGCCTGCGGATCGAGTCCGGAGCCTGCACGGGGGTGCGCACGCCGCGCGAGACGATCGGCGCGGCCTCCGTCGTCGACGCGACGGGATCCTGGGCGGGGCTCGACGGCGCGGCGGGTTTCGCGGTCCCGGTCGTCCCGGCCCGCGGGCAGATCGCCGAGATCGACGCCGGGAGCGCCCGGCCCCCCTGCGTGCTCCACCGGGACCATTTCTACCTGGCGCCGCGCGAACACGGACGGCTGCTGGCCGGCGCTACCCTCGAGTTCGTGGGGTTCGACCGAAGCGTGACGGTCTCGGGGATCGCCGGGTTGCTCCGCCGCGCCGCCGAAGTCGCGCCGGCGCTCGCCGCGGCGCGTTTCGTGGGGGCGTGGGCCGGGTTCCGCCCGGCGGCCCCGGACGGCCTGCCGATCATGGGGCCGACTCCGCTCCCCGGATACTTTCTCGCCGCGGCGCATTTCCGGAACGGCATTCTTCTCGCGCCGATCTCCGCCCGGCTCGTCGCCGAGGCCGTCCTCGGGACCGGATCGCGCGGCGCGCTCGCGCCGTTCGCGCTGGCGCGATTCCTGCGTCAGGAAGGGCAGGACTTCGAAAGGATTTCCGCTTTACAGCGGGAAACGCGTCTTGGTAAGATCGCAAAACGCTAG